A genomic window from Chloroflexota bacterium includes:
- a CDS encoding NAD(P)H-dependent oxidoreductase subunit E: MQSAKQTMELGSSPSNKESSTEYAPRILRDIQEIIGRNSGKSGALIRVLQQSQESVGYLPPQVLMTISQDMKVPLSEVNGVVSFYNFFTTVPRGKYIFQVCLGTCCYVRGGQRLLDVLKREYHLEPGDTTPDGLLSLDTVRCLGACALAPVATLNGQVHRRVKPTGIKELLSRCR, from the coding sequence ATGCAGAGTGCCAAGCAAACAATGGAATTGGGGTCATCGCCAAGTAACAAGGAGAGCAGCACTGAATACGCACCCCGGATTCTCAGGGATATACAGGAGATTATTGGCCGTAATAGCGGGAAATCTGGTGCGCTCATCAGGGTTCTGCAGCAGTCACAAGAGTCGGTTGGTTATCTCCCGCCACAGGTACTGATGACCATTTCCCAGGACATGAAAGTCCCTCTCAGCGAGGTGAACGGTGTCGTTAGTTTCTACAACTTCTTCACCACAGTCCCAAGAGGCAAATATATTTTCCAGGTATGTCTGGGTACCTGCTGCTACGTCAGAGGCGGGCAAAGGCTTCTGGATGTCTTGAAGAGGGAATATCACCTGGAGCCAGGAGATACGACGCCTGACGGTCTGCTCTCACTGGATACCGTACGGTGCCTGGGTGCCTGTGCCTTGGCCCCGGTGGCAACGCTAAACGGTCAGGTACACAGGAGAGTGAAACCCACCGGCATCAAAGAGCTATTGAGCCGTTGTAGATAG
- a CDS encoding ComEA family DNA-binding protein: MSQRGGYERWWLLVFVLLAVALVTGGSVLIFRHFSGAKPVEIAISSSTPTSPVEIYLSGEVASEGIYVFGQDATLQDVLQRAGEVAETGESIRVRMCVLRVDESPFADNQDVADGKVNINTASAAELETLSGIGPVRAQAIIDYRNGNGLFRTIDDLINVPGIGPKTLEAIRDQITVV, from the coding sequence GTGAGCCAGCGTGGGGGTTATGAGAGATGGTGGCTGCTGGTATTTGTCCTTCTGGCTGTAGCCCTTGTCACCGGTGGGTCAGTACTCATCTTCAGGCATTTCTCTGGAGCCAAGCCTGTTGAGATAGCTATCTCCTCTTCGACTCCAACTTCACCAGTTGAGATTTATCTCAGTGGCGAGGTAGCCAGCGAGGGCATCTACGTTTTCGGCCAGGACGCTACTCTTCAGGATGTCTTACAAAGGGCTGGTGAGGTGGCTGAAACAGGGGAATCAATCAGGGTTAGGATGTGCGTGCTTCGTGTTGATGAGAGCCCGTTCGCAGACAACCAGGATGTTGCGGATGGGAAGGTCAATATAAATACTGCCTCTGCTGCGGAACTGGAGACACTGAGCGGTATTGGCCCGGTGAGAGCCCAGGCCATTATTGACTACCGGAATGGGAACGGATTATTCCGCACCATCGATGATCTAATCAACGTACCGGGCATAGGCCCCAAGACACTGGAGGCGATCAGGGATCAGATTACGGTAGTTTGA
- a CDS encoding acetate--CoA ligase family protein produces the protein MNKQTILDRAKKEKRTLLTEVESKQIIEGAGINIVKAKLATSMKEAVAFSKEFGFPVVLKIASPDVVHKSDIGGVKVGLQNATQVSKAYREIMTSVKKKQPKANIHGISVQPMAKPGVEIIIGMSKDPQFGPVLMFGLGGILVEILKDVSFRIVPLAKRDAKEMIRDIKGYPVLEGYRGQEPSDVAALEDMILKISAFVEKNPEIKELDLNPVFAYKKGAVAVDARIVLEADAVK, from the coding sequence ATGAATAAGCAAACTATTTTGGATAGGGCAAAGAAGGAAAAGAGGACGCTTCTCACTGAAGTTGAATCTAAGCAAATCATTGAGGGAGCAGGCATAAACATCGTGAAGGCGAAACTGGCCACCTCTATGAAAGAGGCTGTTGCTTTCAGCAAGGAATTTGGTTTTCCTGTGGTACTCAAGATTGCTTCGCCTGACGTTGTCCACAAGAGTGATATAGGTGGGGTCAAGGTGGGATTGCAGAACGCCACGCAGGTAAGCAAGGCTTATAGAGAGATTATGACCTCTGTAAAGAAAAAGCAGCCAAAAGCCAATATTCATGGCATTTCGGTCCAGCCTATGGCCAAACCCGGAGTGGAGATAATCATAGGAATGTCCAAGGATCCACAATTCGGTCCGGTGCTCATGTTTGGTCTGGGCGGCATACTGGTGGAAATTCTAAAAGACGTATCTTTCAGAATTGTTCCCTTAGCCAAGAGGGATGCGAAGGAGATGATTCGGGATATAAAGGGTTATCCTGTGCTTGAGGGATACCGGGGGCAGGAGCCGTCTGATGTTGCTGCTCTTGAAGACATGATCTTGAAGATCTCGGCTTTTGTGGAGAAGAACCCTGAGATAAAGGAACTCGATCTCAACCCCGTGTTTGCCTACAAGAAAGGTGCAGTAGCAGTCGATGCCAGGATAGTGCTTGAGGCAGATGCGGTTAAGTGA